The following proteins come from a genomic window of Nocardiopsis sp. YSL2:
- a CDS encoding NAD(P)-dependent alcohol dehydrogenase: protein MSTVAAYAAPAAKAPLERTTIERRPVGEFDVLIDIKYAGICHSDIHQVQEGWGEAIFPMVPGHEIAGVVAEVGPGVTRHAVGDRVGVGCFVDSCRECGPCRAGTEQFCERGMTPTYNGLDGEGRPTYGGYSTAIVVDENYTLRIPDALPLDTAAPLLCAGITSYSPLRRWKAGPGTKVAVLGMGGLGHMGVKLAHAMGAEVTVLSQSLRKRDDGLRLGADHYYATDDPATFEELAGTFDVILSTVSAPLDFGAYLALLRPDGVLANVGAPEEPVSINLFSLIGGNKAIVGSMIGGIAETQEMLDFCAEHGIGSEIEVIGAGEIGTAYERVVASDVRYRFVIDTATI, encoded by the coding sequence GTGAGCACCGTCGCCGCCTACGCAGCGCCCGCGGCCAAGGCACCGCTGGAGCGCACGACCATCGAACGCCGACCCGTCGGCGAGTTCGACGTCCTGATCGACATCAAGTACGCGGGTATCTGCCATTCCGACATCCACCAGGTCCAGGAGGGCTGGGGCGAGGCGATCTTCCCCATGGTCCCCGGACACGAGATCGCCGGCGTGGTCGCCGAGGTCGGCCCGGGGGTGACCCGCCACGCGGTCGGCGACCGCGTCGGGGTGGGCTGCTTCGTGGACTCCTGCCGCGAGTGCGGTCCCTGCCGCGCGGGAACCGAGCAGTTCTGCGAGCGGGGCATGACCCCCACCTACAACGGCCTGGACGGCGAGGGCCGCCCGACCTACGGCGGATACTCGACCGCCATCGTGGTGGACGAGAACTACACCCTGCGCATCCCCGACGCGCTGCCCCTGGACACGGCCGCGCCCCTGCTGTGCGCGGGCATCACGTCCTACTCGCCGCTGCGGCGCTGGAAGGCCGGTCCGGGGACGAAGGTCGCCGTGCTGGGTATGGGCGGGCTCGGCCACATGGGCGTCAAGCTGGCGCACGCCATGGGCGCCGAGGTGACCGTGCTCAGCCAGTCGCTGCGCAAGAGGGACGACGGCCTGCGCCTGGGCGCGGACCACTACTACGCGACCGACGACCCGGCGACGTTCGAGGAACTGGCCGGAACCTTCGACGTGATCCTGTCGACCGTCTCGGCGCCCCTGGACTTCGGCGCCTACCTGGCGCTGCTGCGGCCCGACGGCGTGCTGGCCAACGTCGGAGCACCGGAGGAGCCCGTCTCGATCAACCTGTTCTCCCTGATCGGCGGCAACAAGGCCATCGTGGGGTCGATGATCGGCGGCATCGCCGAGACCCAGGAGATGCTGGACTTCTGCGCCGAGCACGGCATCGGCTCGGAGATCGAGGTGATCGGCGCCGGGGAGATCGGTACCGCCTATGAGCGGGTGGTCGCCAGCGACGTGCGCTACCGCTTCGTGATCGACACCGCCACCATCTGA
- a CDS encoding IS110 family transposase: MNTGQLVWVGIDAGKTNHHATAVNTTGEVLWSKQVRNDQAAIEALITKATAAGVQARWAVDLTNSYAALLLAVLGAADQTVVYVPGRMVNTMTTTFGESKTDAKDALVIAQTARMRPDLATVTTPPEQVAELARLTAHRADLAADWVRGVNRLRDLLGSVFPGLERALDYTQRSPLILLTGFATPAEVRDAGEDGLLAHLREHGAHRPSLAKITAAALEAAQAQTIVLPGEASTAALVKRLAAKLLELDHERKDLDKTITGVFRSNPQAGIIESLPGMGPILGAEFITVTGGDLAAFAHSGRLASYAGLAPVSKDSGRVSGNLRRPKRYNRRLRRVFYMAALSSIKADGPSRTFYRKKRGERMLHKQALLALARRLVNVLWALLRDGRLFERSTPVRPVAA, from the coding sequence ATGAACACCGGTCAACTCGTGTGGGTCGGCATCGACGCTGGGAAGACCAACCACCACGCCACAGCGGTCAACACCACTGGTGAGGTGCTGTGGTCCAAGCAGGTCCGCAACGACCAGGCCGCCATCGAGGCCCTCATCACCAAGGCCACCGCCGCCGGCGTCCAGGCTCGCTGGGCGGTGGACCTGACCAACAGCTACGCCGCTCTGCTCCTGGCCGTGCTCGGAGCCGCCGACCAGACAGTGGTCTACGTCCCCGGCCGCATGGTCAACACCATGACCACCACCTTCGGCGAGTCCAAGACCGACGCCAAGGACGCCCTGGTCATCGCCCAGACCGCCCGCATGCGCCCGGACCTGGCCACGGTCACCACCCCGCCGGAACAGGTGGCCGAGCTGGCCCGGCTCACCGCCCACCGGGCGGACCTGGCCGCGGACTGGGTACGCGGCGTCAACCGGCTCCGCGACCTGCTCGGGTCGGTCTTCCCCGGCCTGGAACGCGCCTTGGACTACACCCAGCGGTCCCCGCTGATCCTGCTCACCGGCTTCGCCACCCCCGCCGAAGTCCGCGACGCGGGCGAGGACGGGCTCCTCGCCCACCTGCGCGAGCACGGCGCGCACCGGCCCAGCCTGGCCAAGATCACCGCCGCCGCGCTGGAGGCCGCCCAGGCCCAGACCATCGTGCTGCCCGGTGAAGCGAGCACCGCCGCGCTCGTCAAGCGCCTGGCCGCCAAACTGCTGGAGCTGGACCACGAGCGCAAGGACCTGGACAAGACCATCACCGGCGTGTTCCGCTCCAACCCCCAAGCCGGGATCATCGAGTCCCTGCCCGGGATGGGGCCGATCCTGGGGGCGGAGTTCATCACAGTCACCGGCGGCGACCTGGCCGCGTTTGCCCACTCGGGTCGCCTGGCTTCTTATGCCGGGCTGGCACCGGTCAGCAAGGACTCGGGCCGGGTGAGTGGGAACCTCAGACGCCCTAAGCGCTACAACCGCAGGCTGCGCAGGGTGTTCTACATGGCGGCGCTGTCCTCGATCAAGGCCGACGGCCCATCGCGGACCTTCTACCGGAAGAAACGCGGTGAGCGGATGCTGCACAAACAAGCGCTGCTCGCCCTGGCGCGCAGGCTCGTGAACGTGTTGTGGGCGCTGCTGCGCGACGGTCGCCTTTTCGAGCGCAGCACACCGGTCAGGCCTGTGGCGGCTTGA
- a CDS encoding helix-turn-helix domain-containing protein, with translation MDHEPGPPSTTGHHDAEAVLRRRAELGEFLRTRRARLTPEDVGVPRLGRYRRVPGLRREELAQVAGVSVAYYTRLEQGHGRNVSAEVLDSIARALRLTDAEHAHLTHLAKPKRNRRKPPVRSQRVRPALRQLLDALEGVPAYVVGRRSDVLAWNRMAASLFGDWGRIPARERNWARIVFLHPESRDLFVEWDAKAADIVSFLRLEAGCHADDPELAALVGELSVHSEEFRRLWAEHDVKEKGHGVKRLQHPLVGELTLSFETLTLPDDAGQHLVTYHAEPGSPSADALRLLGSWGTDAAHLDTSGARPESG, from the coding sequence ATGGATCACGAACCGGGCCCACCGAGCACGACGGGACACCACGACGCGGAGGCGGTCCTGCGCCGGCGCGCCGAACTCGGCGAGTTCCTGCGCACGCGACGGGCCAGACTCACGCCAGAGGACGTCGGCGTGCCGCGACTGGGCCGCTACCGCCGGGTCCCCGGCCTGCGGCGCGAGGAACTGGCCCAGGTCGCGGGTGTGTCGGTCGCCTACTACACCCGGCTGGAGCAGGGCCACGGCCGCAACGTGTCCGCGGAGGTGCTGGACTCCATCGCCCGGGCCCTGCGGCTCACCGACGCCGAGCACGCCCACCTGACGCACCTGGCCAAGCCCAAGCGGAACCGGCGCAAGCCGCCGGTGCGCTCGCAGCGGGTGCGGCCCGCCCTCAGACAACTGCTCGACGCGCTGGAGGGAGTCCCGGCCTACGTGGTGGGACGGCGCTCGGACGTCCTGGCCTGGAACCGGATGGCGGCGTCGCTGTTCGGGGACTGGGGCCGGATCCCGGCCAGGGAGCGCAACTGGGCGCGCATCGTCTTCCTGCACCCGGAGTCCCGCGACCTGTTCGTCGAGTGGGATGCCAAGGCGGCCGACATCGTCAGCTTCCTGCGCCTGGAGGCGGGGTGCCACGCCGACGACCCGGAGTTGGCGGCGCTCGTGGGCGAGCTGTCGGTGCACAGCGAGGAGTTCCGGCGCCTGTGGGCCGAGCACGACGTCAAGGAGAAGGGGCACGGCGTCAAACGGCTCCAGCACCCGCTGGTGGGGGAGCTGACCCTGTCCTTCGAGACCCTCACCCTGCCCGACGACGCCGGCCAGCACCTGGTCACCTACCACGCGGAGCCCGGCTCACCCTCCGCCGACGCCCTGCGCCTGCTGGGCAGCTGGGGCACGGACGCGGCCCACCTGGACACGTCCGGGGCCCGACCCGAGAGCGGTTAG
- a CDS encoding cupin domain-containing protein — MTTIEQPPAPFALHVPDADLEPEPLDPAQIVSGDPVVTGRVLWESADGTQLRGLWQITPGVVTDTEADELFVVVTGRATIEVEGGPVLEVGPGDACVLREGDRTTWTVHETLRKAYHIALPRP; from the coding sequence ATGACGACGATCGAACAGCCCCCCGCCCCCTTCGCCCTGCACGTGCCCGACGCCGACCTGGAGCCGGAGCCGCTGGACCCCGCCCAGATCGTCTCCGGCGATCCGGTGGTGACCGGCCGGGTGCTGTGGGAGTCGGCCGACGGCACGCAGCTCCGCGGCCTGTGGCAGATCACGCCCGGCGTCGTCACCGACACCGAGGCCGACGAGTTGTTCGTGGTGGTGACCGGCCGGGCGACCATCGAGGTGGAGGGCGGCCCCGTGCTGGAGGTCGGGCCCGGGGACGCCTGTGTGCTGCGCGAGGGCGACCGGACCACCTGGACCGTGCACGAGACCCTGCGCAAGGCGTACCACATCGCCCTGCCCCGCCCGTGA
- the hrpA gene encoding ATP-dependent RNA helicase HrpA codes for MSTTTPAPGADTLRSRLRDLMPSDRHRLRRRIDGLAKIRDERRRASVTDQIARDIDEAVLRVDVRRESVPELSYPEALPVSARREDIAAAIRDHQVVIVAGETGSGKTTQLPKICLELGRGVMGTIGHTQPRRLAARTVAERIADEIGTPLGETVGYKVRFTDSSSGSTLVKLMTDGILLAEIQHDRMLRAYDTLIIDEAHERSLNIDFLLGYLKQLLPKRPDLKVIITSATIDPERFSQHFDDAPIVEVSGRTFPVEVRYRPIYDEILDPDDQGPSKDRDQTQAILDAVEELGREAPGDVLVFLSGEREIRDTAEALEKKKLRGTEVLPLYARLSVAEQKRVWSSHSGRRVVLATNVAETSLTVPGIKYVIDPGTARISRYSHRTKVQRLPIEAVSQASANQRKGRCGRVSEGICIRLYSEEDFLSRPEYTDPEILRTNLASVILQMAALGLGDVAAFPFVDGPDHRQIKDGVNLLTELGALHPDPSGAKRRLTPRGRTLAQLPIDPRLGRMVLEAQERDCLGEVLVITSALSIQDPRERPSDKQQQAQAMHARFADKESDFLAFLNLWNHLRDKQKELSGNQFRRMCRDEFLNYLRVREWQDIHGQLRQVLRTMNVEVPAPREAAADPAEVHKSLLAGLLSHVGLKDPDKHEYLGGRGARFAIFPGSSLFKKQPRFVMAAELVETSKLWGRMVGRIEPEWAEELAGDIVKRSYSEPHWERKRGAVMAFERVTLYGVPIVVQRKVQYGRIDPALSRELFIRRALVEGDWETRHHFFHDNRKLLEEVEDLEHRARRRDIVVDDEALFDFYDRRVPESAVSAAHFDSWWKKARREDPTLLDFTREELINDGVDTVSEDDYPDVWRQGEFVFPLSYQFEPGSDSDGVTARVPVKYLNQVENTGFDWQIPGLRDELITAMIRSLPKPLRRNFVPVPDNAVRARGGLTPYSGRLAEALAAELTQMAGERISAADFQLDRVPDHLRITFRAVDDRGRTLAESKDLEQLRAKLKPRLREAISAEAKGVERKGITSWDFGPLEQTLERKALGPGVKGYPALVDEGDSVAVRIFDTRPEQRAAMWAGTRRLLLLTVPSPALAVSKGLNNPDKLALADNPHGSVKKMLADAETAAVDHLLAREGGPVWNAEDFAKLADRVRADLGDTLADVLDKVARVLVLWRKVSKKVKGTTSLAVLPSLNDVQGQLGDLVGDGFATAAGPGRLDDVHRYLRGIEYRLTKLPENPRRDQVNMAKVEQMRQAVRKVVGSLPAGRAAAPDVAELRWMLEEYRVSLFAQELRTAYPVSDKRIMKALEAVKAAGK; via the coding sequence ATGAGCACCACCACGCCCGCGCCCGGCGCGGACACACTCCGTTCCCGGCTCCGCGACCTCATGCCGTCGGACCGGCACCGGCTCCGTCGCCGTATCGACGGTCTGGCGAAGATCCGCGACGAGCGGCGGCGCGCCTCCGTCACCGACCAGATCGCCCGCGACATCGACGAGGCGGTCCTGCGCGTGGACGTGCGCCGGGAGTCGGTGCCCGAGCTCAGCTACCCCGAGGCGCTCCCCGTCAGCGCCCGGCGCGAGGACATCGCGGCGGCCATCCGCGACCACCAGGTCGTGATCGTCGCCGGTGAGACCGGGTCGGGCAAGACCACACAGCTGCCCAAGATCTGCCTCGAACTCGGGCGCGGCGTCATGGGCACCATCGGCCACACGCAGCCGCGCCGCCTGGCCGCGCGCACGGTCGCCGAGCGCATCGCCGACGAGATCGGCACCCCGCTCGGCGAGACCGTCGGCTACAAGGTGCGCTTCACCGACTCCTCCAGCGGGAGCACACTGGTCAAGCTGATGACCGACGGCATCCTGCTGGCGGAGATCCAGCACGACCGCATGCTGCGCGCCTACGACACGCTCATCATCGACGAGGCGCACGAGCGCAGCCTCAACATCGACTTCCTGCTCGGCTACCTCAAGCAGCTGCTGCCCAAGCGCCCCGACCTCAAGGTCATCATCACCTCGGCGACCATCGACCCCGAGCGCTTCTCCCAGCACTTCGACGACGCCCCCATCGTCGAGGTCTCCGGACGAACGTTCCCCGTCGAGGTCCGCTACCGGCCCATCTACGACGAGATCCTCGACCCCGACGACCAGGGGCCGAGCAAGGACCGCGACCAGACGCAGGCGATCCTGGACGCGGTGGAGGAGCTGGGCCGCGAGGCGCCCGGCGACGTGCTGGTCTTCCTCAGCGGAGAGCGCGAGATCCGCGACACCGCCGAGGCGCTGGAGAAGAAGAAACTCCGCGGCACCGAGGTGCTGCCGCTCTACGCCCGCCTGTCGGTCGCCGAACAGAAACGCGTGTGGTCCTCGCACTCCGGCCGCCGCGTCGTGCTCGCCACCAACGTCGCCGAGACCTCCCTGACGGTGCCCGGCATCAAGTACGTCATCGACCCCGGCACCGCGCGCATCTCCCGCTACAGCCATCGCACCAAGGTCCAGCGGCTGCCCATCGAGGCCGTCTCCCAGGCCTCGGCCAACCAGCGCAAGGGCCGTTGCGGCCGCGTGTCGGAAGGCATCTGCATCCGGCTGTACTCCGAAGAGGACTTCCTGTCCCGCCCCGAGTACACCGACCCCGAGATCCTGCGCACCAACCTGGCCTCGGTCATCCTCCAGATGGCCGCCCTGGGCCTGGGCGACGTCGCCGCCTTCCCGTTCGTGGACGGGCCCGACCACCGCCAGATCAAGGACGGCGTCAACCTGCTCACCGAGCTGGGCGCCCTGCACCCGGACCCCTCCGGGGCCAAACGACGCCTCACCCCCAGGGGGCGCACCCTGGCCCAGCTGCCCATCGACCCCCGGCTGGGCCGCATGGTGCTGGAGGCACAGGAGCGCGACTGCCTGGGCGAGGTCCTGGTCATCACCTCCGCGCTGTCCATCCAGGACCCGCGCGAGCGCCCCTCCGACAAGCAGCAGCAGGCCCAGGCCATGCACGCCCGCTTCGCGGACAAGGAATCGGACTTCCTGGCCTTCCTCAACCTCTGGAACCACCTGCGCGACAAGCAGAAGGAGCTGTCGGGCAACCAGTTCCGCAGGATGTGCCGGGACGAGTTCCTCAACTACCTGCGTGTGCGCGAGTGGCAGGACATCCACGGCCAGCTCCGCCAGGTGCTGCGCACCATGAACGTCGAGGTACCGGCCCCGCGGGAGGCCGCGGCCGACCCCGCCGAGGTGCACAAGTCGCTGCTGGCCGGACTGCTGTCCCACGTGGGCCTGAAGGATCCCGACAAGCACGAGTACCTGGGCGGGCGGGGCGCGCGCTTCGCGATCTTCCCGGGGTCGTCGCTGTTCAAGAAGCAGCCCCGCTTCGTCATGGCCGCCGAGTTGGTGGAGACCTCCAAGCTGTGGGGCCGCATGGTCGGCCGGATCGAGCCCGAGTGGGCCGAGGAGCTGGCCGGGGACATCGTCAAGCGCAGCTACAGCGAACCGCACTGGGAGCGCAAGCGCGGGGCCGTCATGGCCTTCGAGCGCGTCACCCTGTACGGGGTGCCGATCGTCGTGCAGCGCAAGGTGCAGTACGGGCGCATCGACCCGGCGCTCTCCCGCGAACTGTTCATCCGGCGCGCCCTCGTGGAGGGCGACTGGGAGACGCGCCACCACTTCTTCCACGACAACCGCAAGCTCCTGGAGGAGGTCGAGGACCTCGAACACCGGGCCCGCCGCCGCGACATCGTCGTGGACGACGAGGCGCTGTTCGACTTCTACGACCGCCGTGTCCCGGAGTCGGCCGTCTCGGCCGCGCACTTCGACTCGTGGTGGAAGAAGGCCCGGCGCGAGGACCCGACGCTGCTCGACTTCACCCGCGAGGAGCTGATCAACGACGGCGTCGACACCGTCAGCGAGGACGACTACCCCGACGTGTGGCGCCAGGGCGAGTTCGTCTTCCCGCTCAGCTACCAGTTCGAGCCGGGCAGCGACTCCGACGGCGTCACCGCCCGCGTCCCGGTCAAGTACCTCAACCAGGTGGAGAACACCGGGTTCGACTGGCAGATCCCCGGCCTGCGCGACGAACTGATCACCGCGATGATCCGTTCCCTGCCCAAGCCGCTGCGGCGCAACTTCGTACCCGTCCCCGACAACGCCGTTCGTGCGCGCGGCGGCCTGACTCCCTACTCGGGACGGCTCGCGGAGGCGCTGGCCGCCGAACTCACCCAGATGGCGGGCGAGCGGATCAGCGCCGCCGACTTCCAACTGGACCGGGTGCCCGACCACCTGCGGATCACCTTCCGGGCCGTGGACGACCGGGGCCGGACCCTGGCCGAGTCCAAGGACCTGGAGCAGTTGCGCGCCAAGCTCAAGCCGCGCCTGCGCGAGGCGATCTCCGCCGAGGCCAAGGGCGTGGAGCGCAAGGGCATCACCTCCTGGGACTTCGGTCCCCTGGAGCAGACGCTCGAACGCAAGGCGCTGGGCCCCGGGGTCAAGGGCTACCCGGCGCTGGTCGACGAGGGCGACAGCGTCGCGGTGCGCATCTTCGACACCCGTCCCGAGCAGCGCGCCGCCATGTGGGCGGGCACGCGCCGGCTGCTCCTGCTCACCGTGCCCTCCCCGGCGCTCGCGGTCAGCAAGGGGCTCAACAACCCGGACAAGCTCGCCCTGGCCGACAACCCGCACGGGTCGGTCAAGAAGATGCTCGCCGACGCCGAGACCGCCGCGGTGGACCACCTGCTGGCCCGCGAGGGCGGACCGGTGTGGAACGCCGAGGACTTCGCCAAGCTCGCCGACCGCGTCCGCGCCGACCTCGGCGACACCCTCGCCGACGTCCTGGACAAGGTGGCCCGGGTCCTCGTGCTGTGGCGCAAGGTCTCCAAGAAGGTCAAGGGAACCACGTCCCTGGCGGTCCTGCCCTCGCTGAACGACGTGCAGGGCCAGCTCGGCGACCTGGTGGGCGACGGGTTCGCCACCGCCGCCGGACCGGGCCGCCTGGACGACGTGCACCGGTACCTGCGCGGGATCGAGTACCGGTTGACCAAGCTGCCGGAGAACCCGCGCCGGGACCAGGTCAACATGGCCAAGGTCGAGCAGATGCGCCAGGCCGTGCGCAAGGTCGTGGGTTCCCTGCCTGCGGGCCGGGCCGCCGCCCCCGACGTGGCGGAGCTGCGCTGGATGCTGGAGGAGTACCGGGTCAGCCTGTTCGCCCAGGAGCTGAGGACGGCCTACCCGGTCTCGGACAAGCGCATCATGAAGGCCCTGGAAGCCGTCAAGGCCGCCGGGAAGTAG
- a CDS encoding lactonase family protein has protein sequence MRTRFPVGDSVHGRRLLLVGTYTPDSEPPGGGQGVHRVWFDPMTGEMADGGVAAPTPGPSFLAYRADPPTVYAVNEREKGTVTAWRIDAEAGLTELGQAPTGGASPCHALAADTALTVTNYANGVVAVFALADDGALPAEAAHFAHTGSGPVTDRQEGPHAHSAVAVDPLHVLVADLGTDELRVIRGGEQTGTIVLPPGTGPRHAAVAGEYVYVAGELDSRVHVLRWDGDTGTAEYLGSEHATGERAAGVNFPGEILIHRDRVYVSNRGADTVSTLAVRDGGARLEHLANTPAAGAWPRNFTVVRGHRDEPDHLVVAAQNGDSLAALLIDPKTGVPSDTGHRLAVPTPVCVLPVPITRIRRAARA, from the coding sequence ATGAGAACGAGGTTCCCGGTGGGCGACTCGGTGCACGGACGACGGCTTCTGCTGGTGGGCACCTACACCCCCGACTCCGAGCCGCCCGGCGGAGGGCAGGGTGTCCACCGGGTCTGGTTCGACCCCATGACCGGGGAGATGGCGGACGGGGGCGTGGCCGCGCCCACCCCGGGCCCCTCGTTCCTGGCCTACCGCGCGGACCCGCCCACGGTGTACGCGGTCAACGAGCGCGAGAAGGGCACGGTCACCGCCTGGCGGATCGACGCCGAGGCCGGGCTCACCGAGCTGGGGCAGGCCCCCACCGGCGGCGCCTCGCCCTGCCACGCGCTGGCCGCGGACACCGCGCTGACGGTCACCAACTACGCCAACGGGGTGGTGGCCGTGTTCGCCCTCGCCGACGACGGGGCCCTTCCCGCCGAGGCGGCGCACTTCGCGCACACCGGTTCCGGCCCGGTCACCGACCGCCAGGAGGGCCCGCACGCCCACAGCGCCGTCGCGGTCGATCCGCTCCACGTGCTCGTGGCCGACCTGGGCACCGACGAGCTGCGCGTGATCCGGGGCGGCGAACAGACCGGCACCATCGTGCTGCCCCCGGGCACCGGCCCCCGGCACGCGGCGGTGGCGGGGGAGTACGTCTACGTGGCGGGTGAGCTGGACTCGCGCGTGCACGTCCTGCGCTGGGACGGCGACACCGGCACCGCCGAGTACCTCGGCTCCGAGCACGCCACCGGTGAGCGGGCGGCGGGCGTGAACTTCCCCGGTGAGATCCTCATCCACCGCGACCGCGTGTACGTCTCCAACCGCGGCGCGGACACCGTCTCCACGCTGGCGGTCCGCGACGGCGGAGCGCGCCTGGAGCACCTGGCGAACACCCCGGCCGCGGGCGCGTGGCCGCGCAACTTCACCGTCGTGCGCGGACACCGCGACGAACCCGACCACCTGGTGGTCGCCGCCCAGAACGGCGACTCCCTGGCCGCCCTGCTCATCGACCCGAAGACCGGCGTGCCCTCCGACACCGGTCACCGTCTGGCGGTCCCCACCCCCGTGTGCGTGCTCCCGGTCCCCATCACCCGCATCCGCCGCGCCGCACGCGCGTGA
- a CDS encoding biotin transporter BioY, translating into MPAFASTSVQYKGLTARDLALIAVFAALIAALSVTVAIPIPFSPVPITLQTLGVMLAPSLLGWKRGTLAVAAFLALGLAGLPLFAGGRGGVAVLAGPSAGFIVSWIFAALVIGYLTDRMVRRRNYNFWAGLGINVLGGIVVIYAIGVPWLAAALGDGVLAAAYSMAVYLPGDLVKAVLAAAIAATVARAYPVPPAGRPVIVGPAAERTEDA; encoded by the coding sequence ATGCCCGCCTTCGCGTCGACATCGGTCCAGTACAAGGGCCTGACCGCCCGCGACCTCGCGCTCATCGCCGTCTTCGCGGCGCTGATCGCCGCACTGAGCGTCACGGTCGCCATTCCGATCCCGTTCTCCCCGGTCCCGATCACGCTCCAGACCCTCGGCGTCATGCTCGCGCCCAGCCTTCTGGGCTGGAAGCGCGGCACCCTCGCCGTCGCGGCCTTCCTCGCTCTGGGCCTGGCCGGGCTCCCGCTGTTCGCGGGCGGCCGCGGCGGCGTCGCCGTCCTGGCCGGGCCCTCCGCCGGGTTCATCGTCAGCTGGATCTTCGCCGCCCTGGTCATCGGCTACCTCACCGACCGGATGGTCCGCCGTAGGAACTACAACTTCTGGGCCGGGCTGGGCATCAACGTGCTCGGCGGCATCGTGGTGATCTACGCGATCGGCGTCCCGTGGCTGGCCGCGGCCCTCGGCGACGGTGTCCTCGCCGCCGCATACTCCATGGCCGTCTACCTGCCCGGCGACCTGGTCAAGGCCGTGCTGGCGGCTGCCATCGCCGCCACGGTCGCCCGCGCCTACCCCGTTCCGCCGGCCGGGCGCCCCGTCATCGTCGGTCCCGCCGCGGAACGGACCGAGGACGCCTGA
- a CDS encoding energy-coupling factor ABC transporter ATP-binding protein: MLRLEGVSHSYDGRAVLRDVTLDLAEHRIGVIGANGSGKSTLARTLNGLVVPDEGRVTLGEWDTRRHARRIRRRVGFVFSDAANQIIMPTVAEDVEIGLRRLRLGREETARRVDALLERFGLDGHRDHPGHLLSGGQKQLLALASVMATEPEILVCDEPTTLLDLRNTRMVHRTLTGLDQQLILFTHDLDLLADFDRVLVVDDGRVVFDGPADAAVSAYTDGLLDDERDGADR, from the coding sequence ATGCTCCGACTGGAGGGTGTCTCCCACTCCTACGACGGCCGCGCGGTCCTGCGCGACGTCACCCTCGACCTCGCCGAGCACCGCATCGGCGTGATCGGGGCCAACGGATCGGGCAAGTCCACGCTCGCCCGCACCCTCAACGGCCTCGTCGTCCCCGACGAGGGCCGGGTCACCCTGGGGGAGTGGGACACCCGGCGCCACGCCCGGCGGATCCGCCGCCGGGTGGGGTTCGTCTTCTCCGACGCCGCGAACCAGATCATCATGCCCACGGTCGCCGAGGACGTGGAGATCGGGCTGCGCCGGCTCCGGCTCGGCCGCGAGGAGACCGCTCGCCGGGTCGACGCCCTGCTGGAGAGGTTCGGACTCGACGGCCACCGCGACCACCCCGGGCACCTGCTCTCCGGCGGGCAGAAGCAGCTGCTGGCCCTGGCCTCGGTGATGGCGACCGAACCGGAGATCCTGGTGTGCGACGAGCCCACCACCCTGCTCGACCTGCGCAACACGCGCATGGTCCACCGCACCCTCACCGGACTCGACCAGCAGCTCATCCTGTTCACGCACGACCTCGACCTGCTGGCCGACTTCGACCGGGTGCTGGTCGTCGACGACGGCCGGGTGGTGTTCGACGGCCCTGCCGACGCCGCCGTGTCGGCCTACACGGACGGCCTGCTCGACGACGAGCGGGACGGAGCCGACCGGTGA
- a CDS encoding energy-coupling factor transporter transmembrane protein EcfT, translating to MTGLYVPGTGPLYRLTAGTKLLALLAVSVVIIVVGDARVSVGALAAALALYPLSGLGVRRAWHVLRVLWPFLLAIAVFQTLFGDWPTAVRLVAQLAALVLLANVVTLTTRVREMLDLFERAARPLRRVGADPDRVALVLALTIRSIPMVAAAWRAAREGYVARGLSGRPHLLVVPVIVQLLRMAEATGEALVARGIDEPDRS from the coding sequence GTGACGGGCCTGTACGTGCCCGGCACCGGGCCGCTCTACCGCCTGACCGCCGGGACCAAACTGCTCGCGCTCCTGGCCGTGAGCGTCGTGATCATCGTCGTGGGCGACGCGCGGGTCTCCGTCGGCGCCCTGGCCGCGGCCCTGGCCCTGTACCCCCTGAGCGGGCTGGGCGTGCGCCGCGCCTGGCACGTGCTCCGGGTGCTGTGGCCGTTCCTGCTGGCCATCGCCGTGTTCCAGACCCTGTTCGGCGACTGGCCGACGGCCGTGCGACTGGTCGCCCAACTGGCCGCACTGGTCCTGCTCGCCAACGTCGTCACGCTCACCACGCGGGTGCGGGAGATGCTCGACCTGTTCGAGCGTGCCGCCCGGCCCCTGCGCCGCGTCGGCGCCGATCCGGACCGGGTGGCGCTGGTGCTGGCGCTGACCATCCGCTCCATCCCGATGGTCGCCGCGGCCTGGCGGGCGGCCCGTGAGGGCTACGTCGCGCGCGGCCTGTCCGGACGGCCCCATCTGCTCGTGGTACCGGTGATCGTGCAGCTGCTGCGGATGGCCGAGGCGACGGGTGAGGCGCTCGTCGCCCGGGGGATCGACGAGCCCGACCGATCCTGA